A genomic window from Cotesia glomerata isolate CgM1 linkage group LG7, MPM_Cglom_v2.3, whole genome shotgun sequence includes:
- the LOC123269315 gene encoding ATP-dependent DNA helicase pif1-like, which translates to MFKIPLNLDITDSPVCNISKNTNKAELLQKTCLIVWDECTMANKKAIEAVDRTLQDLRDTTSVMGGITFLFSGDFRQTLPVITGGTRADELNASLKQSYIWNEIKKLSLSINMRVKKDSTSLEFSNLLLNVGEGTLTENQHGEILLPEGLCKIVSSIDDLIEKIYPGINDISNKDNEWFSERAILCPTNEIVKGINSVIIEKFNAVEKIYTSINTTLNQDDLTNYPVEFLNSLNTSGLPDHIIKLKVGTPIILMRNLNPPKLCNGTRLRVTKLMKNIIEATILTGSGTGESTFIPRIPIIPNNYPFEFKRIQFPVSVCLAMTINKSQGQTLKAAGVDLRTNCFSHGQLYVAVSRVSSCDNLYVLSPNNTTRNVVYPEALK; encoded by the coding sequence ATGTTTAAAATACCTTTAAATTTGGATATTACTGACAGTCCAGTTTGtaatatatctaaaaatacTAACAAAGCCGAGCTTCTTCAGAAAACTTGCCTTATTGTATGGGATGAATGCACGATGGCtaataaaaaagctattgAAGCTGTTGATAGAACGTTACAGGATTTAAGAGACACAACTTCGGTAATGGGTGGaataacatttttgttttCTGGTGATTTTCGTCAAACACTACCAGTAATAACAGGAGGTACAAGAGCTGATGAATTGAATGCTTCTCTGAAACAATCTTACATAtggaatgaaattaaaaaattgtcattatcAATTAACATGCGTGTGAAAAAAGATTCAACCTCTTTGGAATtctcaaatttattattgaatgtAGGGGAAGGTACTTTAACTGAAAATCAACATGgcgaaattttattaccaGAAGGGCTCTGTAAAATTGTTTCATCCATTGATGATTtgatcgaaaaaatttatcccggcataaatgatatttcaaataaagacAATGAATGGTTCTCTGAACGTGCTATATTGTGTCCGacaaatgaaattgtaaaaggTATTAATAGTGTTatcatagaaaaatttaatgctgttgaaaaaatttatacatcaaTTAATACTACTCTTAATCAAGATGACCTTACTAACTATCCTGTCGAGTTTCTTAACTCTTTGAATACATCAGGGTTGCCagatcatataattaaattaaaagtaggCACTCCGATAATTCTTATGAGAAATTTGAATCCACCCAAACTATGTAATGGGACGCGATTGAGAGTAACTAAATTAATGAAGAATATTATAGAAGCCACAATATTAACTGGATCAGGTACAGGAGAAAGTACATTCATTCCTCGAATTCCTATTATTCCTAACAATTATCCTTTTGAATTTAAACGAATCCAATTTCCTGTCAGTGTTTGTTTAGCTATGACGATAAACAAGTCACAAGGGCAAACTTTGAAAGCTGCTGGTGTCGATCTAAGAACAAATTGTTTTTCACATGGACAATTATACGTAGCGGTGTCTCGCGTAAGCTCATGtgataatttatatgttttatCTCCTAATAACACAACACGAAATGTTGTTTATCCGGAAGCATTAAAATAA